CTCTCAGATCGACGGGATTGCGGTGGTCGACAACGGCTCCGTCAATATGGCCGAGATCGGTCAGATCGCCCAAGGCGTGGGAGCCCAGGTCCTTTCCAACAGCCAGAATCTAGGAATTGCGGCCGCGCAGAACCAAGGCATCGCCCTGGCGCGCAAAGATGGCTTCACGCATGTGCTCTTGCTTGACCAGGATACGATTCTTGCGCCTGGAGTCGTGGCAGATCTGGCACACCAGCTGTCGCTTCTTGAACGGGACCACGGCAAGGTTTCGGCCATCGGTCCCGCCTACTTCGAGCGTCACAGCAAGCAGCAGACGCGCGCCTACCGCGCCAACGGGCTCCGCTTATTACGGATTTCCCTTGAAAATCAGGCCCGGCCGATCGCGAGCGACTCCATCATCGCGTCAGGATCCCTGATCCCCCTCGCGGTCTTGGAGCAGGTTGGAGAATTCAAGGAGGACCTCTTCATCGATCTCGTTGACGTGGAGTGGTGCTTCCGGGCTCGGGCAGCCGGATTCGCCGCGTTCATCGCACCAAGCGCGGTGGTGGACCACCATCTGGGCAGCGGCACCGTCAAGATCGGACGCCGTCAGATAGCCGTCCACACGCCGGTACGGAATTACTATTGGGTGAGGAATGCCCTTTGGCTGGCCCGCCAGCCCTATACGCCCCTGGCGTGGCGTCTCTACTTCATCAGCAGAAGCCTTGCCTTTCTCGGGGCCTACACCACGCTCGTCGACAAGAAGCGTTTAAGGCTGCAACTGATGGGGCGGGGCATCCGGGACAGCTTCATCGGCCGCTTCGGACGTATCCGCCCGTAGCACAGGCCTTGTCCACAAGCCCTGGCGTCCTCGGCAGGAGAGGTCTCTCATCGATCCGATGCTCCCTCCGAGAGGAGCGCATCGCTTAAGCGGACAGCCGGGGCCACGTTTCACTCGCGCGGCCCGCTGGGTCCGCACGATGCGCTACGAGCCTGGCATCGCAGATGCTCCCCTGGCAATGTTCAGGAGATACTGACCATAGGTACTTTTGGCGAGCTTGGTTCCGAGTTCGGTGAGCTGCTCGCGGCTGATCCAGCCAGACGTGAAGGCAATTTCCTCCGGACAGGCGATCCGGAACCCCTGCCGCTTTTCGAGAGCGCGTACGAACTCGGCCGCCTCCACGAGGCTATCGGGAGTTCCCGTGTCTAGCCAAGCGTAGCCTCGGCCCATCAACTCCACCTGGAGTTGGCCCATTTCAAGGTACGCCCGGTTCACATCCGTGATCTCAAGCTCGCCTCGAGCCGAGGGCTTGAGCCCGGCCGCGATGTCGATCACTTGATGATCATAGAAATATAGTCCCGTGACCGCCCAGTGGGAGCGCGGGACCTTGGGCTTCTCTTCGATGGAGACAGCCCTGCCGCTAGCGTTGAACTCGACGACGCCGTATCTCTCCGGGTCGGTTACATGGTAGGCGAATACGGATGCTCCGGAGGTGCGTCCAGCGGCCGAGCGCAGCAGCTCGGTCAGGCCATGACCATAATAGACATTATCTCCCAGGATCAGGACCGACGGTCCGCCGGCCACGAACTCCGCCCCGATGATATAGGCCTGAGCCAGCCCTTCCGGCTTTGGCTGTTCCGCATAAGACAGGCGAATGCCCCATTGCTCGCCCGAACCCAAGAGGTGCCGGAAGCGTGGCAGATCGTCCGGTGTCGAGATGACGAGGATCTCTCGTACCCCCGCCAGCATGAGCGTGGTCAGGGGATAATAGATCATCGGCTTGTCGTAGATGGGGAGCAGTTGTTTCGACATCACGTATGTCATCGGGTGCAGACGCGTGCCACTTCCGCCCGCCAGGATGATGCCCTTCACGTTGATCCCCTTTCGTCGGCAGCCGGGTCGGCGGCCACATCTATGATCCAGTTCAGGTCCAGAGGGTGCTCCATCCGTGAAAGGACCCCCGTCAATCCCCCTGCTGCCGTCGGCGCCCCGTATGTCCCGGCCATCAATCGAAATAGACGGGGAGTTCCGCAAGCCGCGGCTGCATTCGATCCTTGTCCGACAGAATCGCCTGCCCCTGCGGCATCGGCCATTCGATCCCTAGCGACGGATCGTCGAAGGCAATACCATGATCGTGGGCTGGCGAGTAATCGGCAGTAACCTTGTACTGGATTTCCGTATCCGGTTCGAGGGTGCAAAAACCGTGGGCAAATCCGACCGGGATCAGGAGCTGACTCCCACTTTCAGCTGAAAGCTCCACAGCTACGTGCCGTCCATAAGTGGGGGAGGAACGCCTGATATCCACGGCCACATCGAAGATGCGCCCCCGGGCAACCCTCACGAGCTTGGCCTGAGCAAAGGGATGACTCTGAAAATGCAGCCCACGGACGGTCCCGACGGCGGCCGACAAGGAATGGTTGTCCTGCACGAACTCCTCAGTGATCCCTGCCTCGAAAAAGCGCTTTCGGCTATATGTTTCGGAAAAGAATCCGCGGTGATCTCCGAAACGCCTTGGCGTTATGATCTTCACGTCCGGTATCGCAGTCGGCTGAACATTCAGCATCATTCATCTCCAGCTTTGCTCTGCCGAACCCTTTTCAGGAGAGCATCCGGCGGCGCCGCTCTCAGGCGCCGATACCGAGACGCTCGCCTCGATATCCTCCGGAGCGGACCCTTTCCCACCATGTCCGGTTCTTGAGGTACCATTGCACCGTCTTGCGGAGCCCGGTTTCGAAGGTCTCGGCTGGTCGCCACCCCAGATCATGCGCAATCTTGGTAGCATCGATCGCATAGCGGAGGTCGTGTCCCGGGCGATCGACGACGTAAGTGATCAGCCCTTCGCGGGGCCCGATCCTTGCATCCGGAGCCATCTCGTCCACTAGCCCGCATATGGCCCTGACAACATCGATGTTCCTGCGCTCGTTCCAGCCCCCGATATTATAGCTCTCGCCCACCCTGCCCCTCTCGGCCGCCAGAATGAGCGCCTCCGCATGATCGTCCACATAGAGCCAGTCGCGCACGTTCCTGCCGTCGCCGTAGACCGGCAGCGTCTTGCCCTCCAAGGCGTTCAGGATCATCAGCGGGATGAGCTTCTCGGGGAAGTGATACGGCCCGTAATTGTTGGAGCAGTTCGTCACGACGGTCGGCAGGCCGTAGGTGTGATGCCAGGCACGAACGAAATGATCCGAGGCCGCCTTGGAAGCGGAATACGGGGAATTAGGTTGATAGGGATAGCTCTCGTGGAACAAGCCTTCCTCACCCAGGGCCCCGAAGACTTCATCGGTCGAGATGTGGTGGAACCGGAAATTGTCGCGGCGTTCTCCGCGGAGGGTTCGCCAGTAGCGCAGACTCTCCTGCAGCAGGACGAAGGTACCGACCACGTTGGTCTGAACAAACTCTCCGGGGCCATCGATGGAGCGGTCCACATGGCTTTCTGCCGCCAGATGCATGACCACATCGGGCTGAAAGCGTTCGATGATGCCCAGCATCCGGGCAGCATCCGCGATATCGGCCCGCTCGAAAGCAAAACGGGGATCGTCTACAACGGAGGCAAGGGAATCGAGGTTACCGGCATATGTGAGCTTGTCCACGACCAGCACCTGATGGGGTGTCGAGCCGATCAGACGACGGACAACGGCAGAACCGATGAATCCAGCCCCACCGGTCACCAAAAAGCGTTTTCTCATTTTGGCACTCTTTCTGCCGTCTGTTTCGAAGCACCTGAAGCTCGGGCGAACGACAGAAATTCTAGATGGGCTCAGAAGTCAAGATCCGCCCTCACACTCAAGAGCTATCCTAAGCGATTGAAAAGAAATACAAACGATCATGCTCGCTTGATTGTTATCAATTTAAGCTTCCAAACTCCGTACAGCTAAATCATTCTTAGAATATGCTGCCCAAGTGCCTGAATATATCGAACGGCAACGCAATTATACATAGTTATAGAACGTTATCGCCAAGCAATACAGTGAGGCCATGTTTCGCCTTACATCATTCAATGGACTGTCGCCGCCTCGTAAGCGGAGTTATTGCGTACGATATCACTTATCGGCTATTTAGATACATCCATCCGGAAGACCGCCCATCAGCCCGGAACTCTCTATCGCATTGTGCGAGAATGTGGCCCGGTTTTTCGCTCTGAACGATGCGCCATTGAAAGAGTGGAGCATCGGACCCAAAGTGGAATCTACTTTGGGTCCGATGCTCTAGACGACGGAACCCCACAGGCGAGATCGTTCCAACTGATGATTGTTCGCGACGACCATCGGTTCGCCATGTTGCCCCAAAGACCTGGTCAGCCTCCGGTCTGGCGCGTCGCAACGGAAAGGCCCCAATCAAGAAGGCTCTCTGCGCGGGCCAAACTTGCAGCCTCGACATAGACACGCAGCTCCGGCGCATTCCCGGACGCGCGGAAGTGAACGATCTCGCCGCTGCCTGCGGTGACACGGAGCCCATCCCTCGCATCGAGGTTGGCCGCGCCACCCAGGAAGGCGAACAGGTCGTGGCGAAATTCGATGTCCTGCTGAAGCCGAGAAAGAAATGATCCCGCCCTTTCGCTTGCGACATTCTTCAGGCGATTGCTTGCAGCAGCCTTGAAAGAGAAGTCGGCCGCAACACCGGAGAGCGGCTGCGTGCGTGCGGAAACCTCGCTCAAGACGCAAAAAATTGGCAGCATGGCATCACGGGTAGGAAGCGCCTTAAGGCAGCGCCCTTCCTGCGCGACATCGGAGCCAAGCAGCACACCGCCATTGGCTTCGAACCCAACGATGACGCGCGCATCGGATCCTGTCGCCTCGCTCATCCCTTCGATTACGTAAGGAGATCCGACTTTCGTCCGGATGACGCGTTTGAAAGCTCTGGATGCTTCCAACGCCGAATTCGACGTGACAGGCGTCACGATCACGTCGGCGCCGAGGCGGCGCGCCGTGATGGCCCCAACAAGGTCGCCACGCAGAAACGTCCCCGTTTCATCGGCAATCAATGGACGATCCGCATCGCCGTCAGTCGATACGATCGCATCCAGGGACATATTGCCGGCCCATTGCCGGGCCAGGGTCTCGTCCTCCGGCCGCAGCGCCTCCGTGTCGACGGGGATGAAGCTCGTTGCGCGGCCGAGCGCGATCACCTGCGCGCCGAGGGATTCCACCATGTCGACGAGGATGTCGCGCGCCACGGAGGAATGCTGGTAGACTCCAATCGTGAGTTTCGACAAGGCCCCTGCGCCGAAGAAATCCAGATAGCGCGCCTTGTAGGCGGCGAGCATGTCCGTATCCGGAGTTCCGACCTGGGATGGCGAAACTGCCCCAAGATCAGGAAGCACGCTTTGAAGATTTAACCTGGCATGATGTGCCAGGATGCGGACTTCATCCTGCTTGCCGATTTCTCCCTCAGCCCGATAGAATTTCAAGCCGTTGCGGTCTTCCGGGATATGGCTCCCCGTGACCATGATGGCAGGAACGCCTTGCCGCAAACTATGATAGGCCAGCGCCGGCGTCGGCAAAGCACCGCAATCGACCGGGAGCAGGCCAGCGTCTCTTAATGCCGCGCAACAGATCCGTGCAATGCTTGGGCTGCTGGCGCGCAGGTCCTGCCCGACCAGCACCGCCCCGTTCATTCTCTCCGGGGCCCCGTCTTCTTTGAGTACTTCCGCAAAGGCGCGTGTGTAGGTATATGCCGGAACTCCATTCAGTTCCGTCACAAGCCCTCGCAGCCCGCTGGTGCCGAATTTCAGAGAGCTTTCGCCCGGGATTGCCGATTGGAGTGCTTCTGCCTGGGTCATCAGCAGATTCATACGGCCTTGGAGACGGTAGCGTCCAGGGGACCGCCCGGATCCTTCGGATTACTCCAGCGAAGGGATCAAGGCTCGTTCGGATCGTTCAGAAGGCAGTCCTTGCCCGGCACGTCTGTCACCACCGCTCCGAGCTGGACGTAGCCCTGGTCGAGCACCGCAGCATCGATCTCGAAACGGAGGGGGTCGATCTGGCGATCCGCTGCGGCCGGGGCAGCCTGCGGGACGGGTCTCGGTCCGCCTGTTCGAGGAACGCTGCTTCCCGATTGCCTCACCTGCCCTCGCCGATGCACTCCGGAGCGGCGAGCCGGAACGGATCCTGCAACACCCGCTCGTGCACGACTCGGATGCCTCGGCATGGCGAGCCTGGTTTGCAGAGCACGGTATGGACTACCGTCCCCGGCCGCAGGATCGTCGTTTTGAGGATTACAACCTCGTGCTCGATGCCGCAGCCCATGGCCTCGGGGTGACCCTGGCCCGTCCGCCCCTCGTTGGGGAGGCGTTGCGGAGTGGGCGCCTCGTCCCTGTTAATCCGCGAACGGCCCTGAATCCCGTCGCCCACTGGCTGGATCGCCCGGCAACCCGGCTGCGGCCGTCCGCGGCTGTCCTGGCGCGACGGATCATGGCGGAGGCAGGACTGGCCGCGGCCTTAGTAGAAACATTTCTGAAAACGTAAGACAGCCGTTAGCCGCCACTTCCCGATCCTGCAACGTAACACCGCACTAAGACCTGCCCGATCCAGGGAAGCGTCGGCTACCATCCGGTTGAAGCCGGTCAAACCGATCTGGCCCAGGCCCGTCCGGCTCCGTTCAACACGCTGCTCCACAGGAAGAATTTCGGGATGAGCAAGGTTCGCAGACCGCATCCTCAAGCGGGGACAGAACGGCGTCGGCTAGGTCGTTCGCCGCAACTTCCGTCCGATCGAGATCCGCGACGGCGTGTTCAACGGCATCCCGACGTGACCGTGGCAGCAACTCCGTCAGTGTTCGGAACTTCTGGAGGATCTCGTCATCGGTCAAAGGCGATTCCGGATCGCCGCGCGCAGACGTGGGGCCGGAGGTCAGGACCGTGCCGTCATCGAGGGTGATGGTCGCTGCGGCGATGCGCTCGGCTGGAAAGCGGGCACTAAACGCCTCATCCTCGACGAGACGGATCCGCGACGCTAAGGCTGCGATCGCACCGTCGACAAGACCACCCGCCATGATCTCGTCCGCCCCGAGCTGCCCGCGGACGAGGAGCGCCGCAACCGGGAAGCCCAATGCGTACTGCGCCTGTTCCGTCGTCGTCGGCAGAACCGTTCCGAGCCTGACGCCATGGCTGAAGGTCCGGATCTCGATGGCCGCGATGCGCGACGCCGGAACGTCACCGACAAGGCGCGATGCGGCCTCGGCTGCGGGCTGGGCCCAGCGACAGACTGGATAGGGCTTGAAGTACTGCTCAAGGATGTACCAGCGCTCACCCAGGTCATCCCAGATCCCGGAGCGATCCGCCTCGATCAGGACGGCCGGGGCACCCGTAAAGCCATCGGACGCGAGATGAGCTGCCGAGACCCCGGCGAGCGCGCCCCAGCCCGACCCGTCCTTCACCATGGTCGGATGGTCGATGCATCGCATCATCTGGCTGCGAGGACCATGGTACTCGGCAATCCCGAGCGCATGGCGTGTCCGCGTCTCGTCCAGTTTCAAATGCCGTGCGAGCATCGACGCGCAGCCGAGTGCGTTCCAGGCCCCGGACGTGTGATAGTCCTCGACGCTGCCGTGTAGCGCCATGCCTGCGCGCGTCGCGATTTCGTATCCGAGCACAAGCGAGGTCAGCAACTCGCGACCGTCCCACTGTCGGGACGCGTCCATCGAAGCAAGGGCGGCTGGCAGAAGGGCAACACCCGCGTGTCCCTTGGTCAGCCTATGGCCGTCATGGGCGTCGAACGAATCGATTGTCGAGGCACCTGCATACGCGGCACCGGCAGGACTTGCACGCCGCCCGTCGAAGAGAAGCCGGGCCCCCGTCCCGCTCGCGCCCATCTGGGAAACGGCGAAGTTGTGAACGATGCGGGACAGTTCGGATTGCCGTCCGCTGGCCGCGACCCCGATGAGGTCCAGAAGGCAGCGCTTGGCCTGGGCAATGACCGGATCTGGAAGATCGGCATAGGAGAGACGGTGAATGAACGAGATCGCAACGGTCATCGGCTTACAGGTACCCAGACAGCATCGTGACGCGGGAAGGGAATCAATCCCCCGTGAACTTCGGCGGGCGCTTCTCGAAGAATGCCTGGACGGCCTCTTCATGATCGCGGGTTTGATGGCAGAGGCTCTGCAACCCGGCGGCCATTTCCAGCAGCGTATCGAACTGGACATTCTGCGACTCCCGAAGGAGACGCTTGGACATCCGCAGATGCCGCGGCGGATTGGCTGCGATCCGTTCCGCGACCTTCGCGGCCTCAGAGAGAAGATCGTCGTCCGGCACGACCCGCGAGACCAAGCCCCAGGACAGGGCGGTGCCTGCATCGATCGGGTCACCGGTAAAGGTCATTTCGGCGGCACGGCTGAGCCCGATGGCACGCGGGAGGAGCCACGAGCCGCCGTCCCCAGAGATGATCCCGACCTTGACGAAGTTCTCGGCGAATACGGCGCTTTGGGCGGCGATGCGAATGTCGCAGGCGCAGGTGACGTCGAAGCCGGCACCGTAGGCCGGACCGTTCACGGCCGCGATGGTCGGAACCTCAAGGTGGTAGAGCTTGGCAATCGTCTGCTGGATCCCGCGTCGGTAGCGGTCGCGGAGTTCCGCAGGAGCCCCCGCAAAGCTGCCTGACCGATCGCGCATCTCCTTCAGATTGCCGCCGCCCGAGAAGGTCTTGCCGGCCCCGGTCAGGATGACGCAGCGCACCGATCCGTCGCTCCCGACGCGATCGAAGGCATCATTGAGGCCCGCGAGGATCTCGGCATCCGTGACGAGATTGCGGCTCTCGGGCTTGTTGAGCGTCAAGGTGACGATATGTTCCTGCTGCCGATATAGGACGGCATCGGTCATCATGCAGCCTCCTGCGAATAGCGGGCGAGCAGCTCGCGCTTGAGAACCTTGCCGCTGGGGTTCGTGGGCAACGCGTCGACGAACACGATGCGCTTGGGACGCTTGAAGGGCGCAAGGTCCTGGCTTGCACGGCAGTACTGGTCGATTGTTTCCGCCGACAGGTCTGGTGTTGCCTTGACGATGAAGGCGGTGACAACGCTGCCCCACTTCGGGTCGGGGGTCCCGACGACGGCCGCTTCCAGCACGCCCGGGCACCGGTACAGGATATCTTCGATCTCGCGTGGATAGATGTTTTCTCCGCCGGAGACGATCATATCGTCGGCCCGACCGCGGAAGGTGTAAAAGCCCTCATCGTCGCGACTGAACAGATCACCGGTCAGCAGCCAGCCGTTACGCAGCTTTCGCGATGTCTCCACCGGGTTATTCCAGTATCCGGCCGTCATCTGCGGACCGCGCACGAGGAGTTGGCCAACCTCGCCGGGACCGACGAGTTCGTTTGGATTACAATCCCCGTCGTCGCCCACACGGACAATGCGGCAGTTCGTGATCAAGGTCGGCTTGCCGCAGGATCCGAGGTGGCTCAGGGCGTCGTCAGGGTGCAGCAGCAGCGTGAGGCTCGCCTCAGTCATGCCGTAGCCGTTATAGATGTTCGGGCAGAACCGCTCGATCACCTGCTGCATGGTCGAACTGGCGATCGCAGCGCCACCGGTGGTGATCATGCGCAGGGATGAGACATCGAACTCCGAGAACCGCGGGTGGAACAGCATTTCCTGGATTTGCGTCGGAACTGCAAAGAGTGTCGTGATCCGTTCGCTCTGGATGGTCTCGAGCGTCGCAAGGGCCTCGTAACGCTCCATGATGACGTTGGCGCCGCCCACCATCATGTGCGGATTGAAGTAGGCTTGCATTCCGCCCACATGATAAAGCGGCGCGATGTGGAGGGCGATGTCGTGATGGGACAGCTTGTATTCCATCGTGCAGTTCTGCGCGATGGCCACGTCGTTGGCGTGTGAGTGCATGACGCCTTTTGGCTTGCCCGTTGTTCCGGATGTGTAGACCAATGCCGAGAGATGCTCCGGGCGGATGTCAAGGCGATCCCCTGCCAGCGGCGCATGCTGCTCGGCCAAGGAACCAAAGTGGTGATGGCCTGGCGGTACGGCAGCCGGATCGCCGCCATGGACGATATAGGCGTACACGCTGCTCACGCTTTCGGTGACCCGGAGCACGGCGTCCCGCAAATTGTCGCCATAAACCAGGACCCGCGCCCCGGAATCCCGAAGGATGTAGGCGACCTCGCCTGACGCCAGGCGGAAGTTCATTGGCACAGCCACGGCCCCAAGAAGCTGACACGCCATGTAGGTGGTCGCAGACGCCTCGGAAGTGTTGAGATAGAAGGCGACGCGATCGGTCGGTCGCACACCCATCTCGGCCAGGGCTCCGGCGAGGCGAAGGATGCGCCGGTGCCAGGCGGCGTAAGTCCAGCGCCGGTCTCCTTGGGCCAGGGCCGTCCGCTCGGGGTACTTCTCGACACTCTGCATAAAGAGATTTGCGATCGTAGTCATGTTGGTCGCTTCAAAGGTTGGGCTTCACATCAGGGAGGTCGGCGGACGCGATGAGGTACCGCGCCATCTCGGAGGTGCCTCCGACGATGGGAAGGGCGCGGGCATCGCGGTAGAGTTGTTCGGCGCGGCCATATTCCTTGGTGATCCCGTCGCCGCCGAGGATCTGCACGGCCCTGTCGGCGCAAAACACCGCCGTTTCCGTTGCCACGAGCTTCGCCATCGCGGCGGGTTTGGCGAGCTCCTTGCCCGTGATACCGGCATCGTAGAGCTTGGCGGCCCGATAGGTGAGAAGTTCTGCGGCGTCGATGCGCCAGCTCATTTCGGCGACCGTGCTCCAGATCAGTTGCTTGGATCCGAGTTTCTGACCGAAGGCCTCCCGAGTCTGGGCATGATCGCGGGCGATCCCGAAGGCGGTCCGCGCAACTCCGAGTCCCGACCCGCCGAGGATCGCGCGCTCGAAATTGAACATGCTGACCATGATACGGGTGCCCTGCCCCGGCTCCCCGAGCATGTGGTCCCGCGGCACACGTACGTCCTTCATCTCGACTTCGCCGACGATGCACCCGCGTCGTCCCATGAAGGTGTAGCGCCGCGGAAAGGTCAGCCCCGGCGTTCCGGCCGGTACGACCACGGCCGAGAGGCCCTTGCCAGCCGGTGCCTCGGGATCGGTGACGCCATACATGATGTACACGTCCGCAACGCCGGCGTTGGAGATGTAGCGCTTGAGGCCGTTGATGACCCATTCCCGCGATGCCTCGTCATAGGAAATGCGGGTCTGGAGGCGGGACGTGTCGGAACCGGCCGCGGGTTCGGTGACCCCGATCGCTCCCACTGACCTCCCGTCGATGATGTCGCCGAGGTAGCGCTCCCGCACCGCTGGCGCCGCATAGCGATGAAGTGGGTAGGCGCAGCTCAGGGCGGTGCCAATCGTCGTTTCGAACGCGTAGTTGATCGCCGCCGCCTCTTCGGAGAGGATCGTGGCATGGGTCAAACCTGGCTTTGCCAGCCATCCGCGGTACAGGTCCTTGAACATCAGGGTAAGGTATCCGGCCTCTCCCAGCGAGCGGACCACGGCCTTGACTGCATCCCAACTGTCCTCGTCTTCGATGGCGGATGCCCGCGGCTCGAGCTCACGCGCCAGGAAGGCGCGCACTTCGGCACGAAAGCTGCGGTCCTCATCATCGAGGATGAAGTCCTGGAGCTGATTCATGAAGGGAACCCCTCGGAAATGCGGGTGAAGGCGCGGGCCAGGAATGGGGCGGCGCCATCCCGTACCGTCGGAAGCAGGAAGCGCGCCTGACGCACGCTTTCATAGTCTAGGGTCGCCGTGATGAGCGCTTCCTCGGCACCGGCCTGGGTGATCACGCGCCCGGTCGGATCAAGGATGCGGGATCCACCCCAGAACGTCAGGTCATCCTCGCGCCCAACCCGATTGGCGAGAACCAGGGGAAAGCCGTAAGTCATCGCATGGAACCGAGAATTGATCGCCCAACCCTCGCTGTTGTCGAACGCTTCCCCAACCGCCTCCCGGGCGGAGCTTATCGGCGCCAGAAGCAGGCTCGTCCCACTCATGGCGGCCAAATGGACCAGGGCCGGATTCCAGAGATCGGCACAGATCATCACCGCTGCCCGCCAGGACGGCCCAAGCGGGTGGGGCTTGATGCCATGGCCAGCGCCGAAGAACTTTCCATCCTCAAGGCGTCCATAGGTGGCCAGATTGATCTTGCGGTGTACGAAGGCGACTTGGCCTTGCGTCAACCCGAAGGCACTGTTGTAGAACAGGGCACTGGGCGCTTCCTCGACCGCACCCACGATCGTGAGCATGTCGCCGCTTGCGAGGCTCAGCTCGCGGAGGATGGCATGATCGGCAGAAAGCGCAACGCGGGGTCCCTCGCGTCCGCCTGAATGACCGACGAGCGAGAGCTCCGGAAACAGCAGGACCTGAACGCCGGCCGCACGTGCATCGTCGATCACGGCCAGGTGCTTGCATTGGTTCGCACCGAGATCGCCAAGGGGTGTTTCGATTTGGGCGGCTGCGACTTTAAGCATGGGTGTCACGCAAGCGAGTAATGGAAGTAGGCGGCTGGAGCCGCGGGGGCTCCAGCCGCGCGATGTCAGATGAGACCGTTGGACTTCAGGAAGTTCGCCGAGACTTCCTCGATCGACTTCTTATCGACATCGACGCTCGCGTTGAGCTTTGCCATGGTGTCGTCGTCGAGTTTTGCGGACAGGCCATTCAGCAGCTCGGCCAGCTTCGGACTGGCATCCAACGCCTGCTTGCGGACCACGGGCGTCAGGGCATAGGCCGGAAAGAAGTTCTTGTCGTCCTTCAACACCACGAAGTTGAAGGCCGGAATGCGCCCGTCCGTTGCGAAGGCTAGAGCGACGTCAACCTGGCGCTCCTTCAGGGCCGAATAAGTGAGCCCAGAATCCATGCGCTTCACGTTCGCGCGACCGAAGTTGAACTTGTAGGTTTCCTCGAGCGGCTTGAGCCCGTCGGGGCGCTCGGCGAACTCGGCGTTGCTCGCGAACGTTAATTTATCGCCTCCGCTCACCTTTCCGGCCAGATCGCTGATCGAGACGATGCCGTTCTTCTCCGCGGTGTCGCGGTTCATGACGAGCGCATAGGTATTGTTGGCGCGGGACGGATTGAGCCAAACGAGTCCCTTCTGGGCATCCAGATCCTTGACGCGCTTGTAGGTCTCCTCCGGCGAGAGCTTGTCGGCGATCTTGTTGTAGGTGATCAGCGACGTGCCGGTATACTCCCAATAGACGTCGACCTGGCCATTCTCCTGAGCCTGCCGGAGAACGGCACTGCCCATCCCGGCGCGCTTATCGGCCTTGAAGCCCTTGGCGTTCAGGAGCTGCGTCGTCATCTCGGCCATGATCTGTTGCTCGGTGAAGTTCTTGCCACCGACGACGATGGGAGTCTGCGCGAATGCGGAGCCAAGCCCCATGGCGGCGAAGGCGGCGGTAGCCAGGATGACGCGACGGTTCAGATACTTCATGACGTTCTCTCCTTTGAATGGCCGAAGGATTGTTCCTCGGTCCTTATGTCTCCGGCATCACGCCGCGCGGCACGACAATTCGCGTGACGAGAGCGATGACGAAGTCGGTGATAACGGCGAGCATCGCCGTTGGAATCGCGCCGGCGAGCATCATGCCGGGTTCGCTGAGATCGATGCCCGTGAAGATCAGCTCGCCAAGACCACCTGCACCGATCAGGAAGGCGAGCGGCACGGTCCCGACATTGACCGTCACGGCAGTGCGGATGCCGGCGAAGATCACGTAGAGGGCAT
This window of the Microvirga sp. TS319 genome carries:
- a CDS encoding glycine betaine ABC transporter substrate-binding protein; amino-acid sequence: MKYLNRRVILATAAFAAMGLGSAFAQTPIVVGGKNFTEQQIMAEMTTQLLNAKGFKADKRAGMGSAVLRQAQENGQVDVYWEYTGTSLITYNKIADKLSPEETYKRVKDLDAQKGLVWLNPSRANNTYALVMNRDTAEKNGIVSISDLAGKVSGGDKLTFASNAEFAERPDGLKPLEETYKFNFGRANVKRMDSGLTYSALKERQVDVALAFATDGRIPAFNFVVLKDDKNFFPAYALTPVVRKQALDASPKLAELLNGLSAKLDDDTMAKLNASVDVDKKSIEEVSANFLKSNGLI